In Shinella sp. XGS7, a single genomic region encodes these proteins:
- a CDS encoding YchJ family protein — translation MSTKKTNTAEPCPCGLGMPYEDCCGRWHAAFAAGQSLTAPDAERLMRSRYSAFVRGLNDYLRASWHASTRPATLETNEPGLQWLGLEVKRHQVQDADHATVSFVARSKLGGRAHRLVETSRFVREDGAWYYVDGDLG, via the coding sequence ATGAGCACCAAGAAAACGAACACCGCTGAGCCCTGCCCCTGTGGCCTGGGCATGCCCTACGAGGATTGCTGCGGCCGCTGGCATGCCGCCTTCGCCGCCGGCCAGAGCCTCACGGCCCCGGATGCCGAGCGCCTGATGCGCTCACGCTACAGCGCTTTTGTGCGTGGCCTGAATGACTATTTGCGGGCCAGCTGGCATGCCAGCACCCGGCCGGCCACGCTGGAGACGAACGAGCCCGGGCTGCAATGGCTGGGCCTGGAAGTGAAGCGGCACCAAGTGCAGGATGCCGACCATGCCACGGTCAGCTTCGTGGCCCGCAGCAAGCTGGGCGGACGCGCCCATCGGCTTGTTGAAACCAGCCGCTTTGTCCGCGAGGACGGCGCCTGGTACTACGTGGATGGCGACCTGGGCTGA
- a CDS encoding GNAT family N-acetyltransferase, producing MPPDAAPTATPASDVRLRALRPGDLGWVISRHGALYHQQFGWDWRFEALVARIAADFAERFDPGREAGWIAERSGGERLGCVFLVQARDERSGAPDPGWAQLRMLLLEPAARGLGLGKHLTATCTEFARQAGVYRGIRLWTNSLLGPARGIYQAQGYRLVASEAHHSFGHDLVGETWELLLDEHQENEHR from the coding sequence ATGCCGCCCGACGCAGCCCCCACCGCTACGCCCGCCTCCGATGTGCGCCTGCGCGCCCTGCGCCCCGGCGATCTGGGCTGGGTGATCTCGCGCCATGGTGCGCTCTACCACCAGCAGTTCGGCTGGGACTGGCGCTTCGAGGCCCTGGTGGCCCGCATCGCGGCCGACTTTGCCGAGCGCTTCGACCCCGGCCGCGAGGCGGGCTGGATCGCCGAGCGAAGCGGCGGCGAGCGCCTGGGCTGCGTCTTCCTGGTCCAGGCCCGCGATGAGCGCAGCGGCGCACCCGATCCCGGCTGGGCCCAGCTGCGCATGCTGCTGCTGGAGCCCGCGGCGCGCGGGCTGGGCCTGGGCAAGCACCTGACAGCGACCTGCACCGAATTCGCCCGCCAGGCCGGCGTCTACCGCGGCATCCGCCTGTGGACCAACAGCCTGCTCGGACCGGCACGCGGCATCTACCAGGCCCAGGGCTACCGCCTGGTGGCCAGCGAGGCGCATCACAGCTTCGGGCATGATCTGGTCGGAGAGACCTGGGAACTGCTGCTGGATGAGCACCAAGAAAACGAACACCGCTGA